One genomic region from Siniperca chuatsi isolate FFG_IHB_CAS linkage group LG18, ASM2008510v1, whole genome shotgun sequence encodes:
- the rpl28 gene encoding 60S ribosomal protein L28, which translates to MSSHLQWMVIRNCSSFLIKRNGQTYSTEPNNLKSRNSFRFNGLVHKKTVGVQPAADGKGVVVVLKKRAGQHKPAGSYEKITINKNSRATLNSLRHIIRKNKYRKDLRMAALRRASAILKSQKPVVVKKKRTRAAKTA; encoded by the exons ATGTCGTCCCATTTGCAGTGGATGGTCATCAGGAACTGCTCCAGCTTCCTCATCAAGAGGAACGGACAGACCTACAGCACT GAGCCCAACAACCTGAAGTCCAGGAACTCTTTCCGCTTTAATGGTTTGGTGCACAAGAAGACTGTAGGTGTGCAGCCAGCGGCCGATGGCAAGGGAGTCGTCGTGGTGCTGAAGAAGCGTGCAG GCCAGCACAAACCTGCCGGCTCTTACGAAAAGATCACCATCAACAAGAACTCCCGCGCCACCCTCAACAGTCTGAGGCACATCATTCGCAAGAACAAGTACAGGAAGGACCTGCGCATG GCTGCCCTGCGTCGTGCCAGTGCCATTCTGAAGAGCCAGAAGCCTGTTGTGGTCAAAAAGAAGCGCACCAGGGCCGCCAAGACAGCATAA
- the LOC122866086 gene encoding uncharacterized protein LOC122866086 produces MNEEEDLETLGEQLYNLIYPKHKETAGKLTGMLLELPGPVLSQMLQDEATLTAAVEKALRALQLAQEPSKVTCKDEDDVSVSSDSLGEQLFELVDVYNTGHSQKITGMLLEQHKEAVLNLVSNPKLLEEQVNFALKTLKEQNVEETDISDSSDADDTERLGEKIFSLVEELDPLHANDITGMLLEMDPAALQQLLSDHTMLEGAVQKAQAALDT; encoded by the exons ATGAATGAAGAAGAAGACCTGGAGACACTTGGTGAGCAACTGTACAATCTAATTTACCCCAAACACAAAGAGACTGCTGGAAAACTCACAG GTATGTTGCTGGAGCTGCCAGGTCCTGTCCTGAGTCAGATGCTGCAGGACGAGGCCACGCTGACTGCAGCCGTGGAGAAAGCCCTCAGAGCTCTGCAGCTGGCACAGGAGCCCAG CAAGGTAACATGTAAGGACGAGGATGATGTGTCTGTGTCCTCTGACTCTCTGGGGGAGCAGCTGTTTGAGCTGGTGGATGTTTACAACACTGGCCACTCACAGAAAATCACAG GAATGCTTCTGGAGCAGCACAAAGAGGCAGTTTTAAACCTTGTTTCAAATCCAAAACTGTTGGAAGAGCAGGTGAATTTCGCCCTGAAGACACTTAAAGA GCAGAACGTGGAGGAGACAGACATCAGTGACTCGTCGGACGCTGATGACACAGAGAGGCTGGGAGAGAAGATCTTCTCACTGGTGGAGGAGCTGGATCCACTTCATGCCAATGATATTACAG GTATGCTACTGGAGATGGACCCAGCTgctctccagcagctgctcagTGACCACACAATGCTGGAGGGTGCTGTTCAGAAAGCACAAGCAGCACTGGACACTTGA